The following are encoded together in the Thermodesulforhabdus norvegica genome:
- a CDS encoding MoaD/ThiS family protein translates to MAVSVFIAATLRRYYPDYDPLKGISIEVPEGASVEELLKLLGIPSSEVKIIMVDGTHARTDTRLKGNERVALFPAVGGG, encoded by the coding sequence ATGGCCGTTTCGGTATTCATAGCTGCAACTCTAAGACGCTACTATCCGGACTATGATCCGCTTAAGGGAATATCGATAGAAGTCCCCGAAGGGGCAAGTGTGGAGGAACTTCTGAAGTTACTTGGGATTCCGTCATCGGAAGTAAAAATTATCATGGTCGACGGAACCCATGCCCGCACGGACACCCGATTGAAAGGAAACGAACGGGTTGCCCTTTTTCCTGCAGTTGGAGGCGGTTAG
- a CDS encoding rubredoxin-like domain-containing protein — MPKWKCTKCNYLIDADVAPDSCPSCKEKCEFVDVTCYIPECGGEQSGNVNPQVFIAGKDRD; from the coding sequence ATGCCTAAATGGAAATGTACCAAGTGCAATTACCTGATTGATGCCGACGTCGCACCTGACTCATGTCCGTCTTGTAAAGAGAAATGTGAGTTCGTTGATGTAACCTGTTATATTCCGGAATGTGGTGGTGAGCAGTCGGGAAATGTAAATCCCCAGGTGTTTATTGCCGGCAAGGACAGAGATTGA
- a CDS encoding ATP-grasp domain-containing protein: protein MTVRRSVVVSYHPVIEGDVNLILADRSIGEEDIYWLRRAKAVILPQGCRPELYFTALRYCPNVFPDYRARFLYPGKTGQIRLFRLLGVPHPKSRIFGSLSLCPKWFWRGLEYPVVVKSSWGGEGSNVYLLKSPDDADKILEELYRMERAGWPGFLVQDYVEAEGRDLRVVVVGHEFFCYWRVGRSETEFRYNLACGSRIEYPADRREVISAYNLVSYLVRRTGINLAGFDIIFSQKDLERRNPLFLEINYFFGRTGLGGNQKYYEILQRAVDRWLSSIP from the coding sequence ATGACTGTACGCCGTAGTGTTGTCGTATCTTATCATCCGGTCATCGAAGGAGATGTGAATCTCATCCTTGCAGACAGATCCATTGGTGAAGAAGATATTTACTGGTTAAGACGCGCAAAAGCTGTGATATTACCTCAGGGCTGTCGACCGGAATTGTATTTTACGGCCCTGAGGTATTGCCCCAACGTTTTTCCGGATTACCGCGCCAGGTTCTTATATCCGGGCAAGACGGGCCAGATACGTCTTTTCAGGCTTTTGGGAGTGCCTCATCCGAAAAGCCGAATTTTCGGTTCACTTTCGCTGTGCCCGAAATGGTTCTGGAGGGGTCTTGAATACCCGGTCGTCGTCAAGTCGTCCTGGGGAGGGGAGGGTAGCAATGTGTATCTCCTCAAATCACCTGATGATGCAGATAAGATTCTGGAAGAACTTTACCGTATGGAAAGGGCGGGCTGGCCCGGTTTTTTGGTTCAGGACTATGTTGAAGCCGAAGGTCGGGATCTAAGAGTGGTTGTCGTCGGACATGAATTTTTTTGTTACTGGCGGGTGGGGAGATCGGAGACCGAATTCCGGTACAACCTGGCCTGTGGTAGCAGGATAGAATACCCGGCCGATCGCCGTGAGGTAATCAGCGCATACAACCTGGTGAGCTATCTGGTCAGAAGAACGGGAATTAACCTTGCCGGATTCGATATAATCTTTTCCCAAAAGGACTTGGAGCGAAGGAATCCACTCTTTCTGGAAATAAACTACTTTTTTGGGCGCACCGGTCTTGGAGGAAACCAGAAATATTACGAGATCCTTCAGAGGGCCGTAGATAGGTGGCTGAGCTCAATTCCCTAA
- the minE gene encoding cell division topological specificity factor MinE, translated as MFDTIRRFFGEKKSGEVAKKRMQIVLLHDRLSIAPEVLDEIKNEILKVLSRYMEIDDRTIKVSIEQCEHYAALVSNVHVKRVYRHAQQSTTGSA; from the coding sequence ATGTTTGACACTATTCGACGCTTTTTTGGAGAAAAAAAGAGCGGTGAGGTGGCCAAGAAAAGAATGCAGATAGTGCTACTCCACGACCGCCTTAGCATCGCACCGGAAGTGCTCGACGAGATAAAAAACGAAATTCTAAAGGTACTCAGCCGCTACATGGAAATAGACGACCGAACCATAAAGGTAAGCATAGAACAATGCGAACACTACGCCGCTCTCGTGTCTAACGTACATGTAAAAAGGGTTTACCGGCACGCACAGCAATCAACAACAGGATCGGCATAA
- the glnD gene encoding [protein-PII] uridylyltransferase — protein MHCKSRPSSLQVVDQLSRIRACFREELQCGVSGKSDALRYARQVRSLLHDYFETMEHSGSWAVVGVGGLGRGEMSFFSDVDILFIYRRKLGRIFHEYLRDLTYGMWDAGFELGHNTASVNSLLKLAREDFSVLTSHLTSCFIAGSRELYLRWKNALFENFRTLRARRAFLKRLKEHISGRYARFGDSSYVLEPDIKEGPGGLRDIHAILWTSVVFGREKDIKRLPEGFLSSDELQWLLDAENFLWKVRLCLHRVARKHQDRLSLAEQKEVADLWRDPNFKGVGDGFHAEHGRVEQFMQELYRHTARVRRVLRFFLERVEWSIEPEKRKKSDKARVIDGCFVVERDHIRFVDPGFVHDEPYLLMKLFALMASRGLHFHHEVGKLVRENLHLVDGSALSDPRWVDGFFDVLTCERHGFEALKIMMETGLLSRFIPEFSGVRYRVQYDAYHVYTVDEHLLRTVRELYHLATEYDLPSGDRKVLYLAGLLHDIGKGKGKGHALRGAEMVRQIGERMNLEESELEDLVFLVKHHLLMAETALKRDLEDEKPVANCAATIGSLRRLDLLYLLTIADSRATGPHAWNAWKAALLSDLYGKVKRLLTQKDWTEDIAERIKVKKDTVLALCEEHQRQEISRWLNELSYRYLASQPPERILRHYFMEREFLKTRGVVFDARTSNHPMPAEEFSDDDGRSTLVDSTLWEINVVTGDRRGLFSIIAGVLWAHGVNVLSADIYTRSNGIAVDIITVNRVADPVNPERIFSTIRDDLQKAILDEAYLQHLIESRKPSRFIKTEFVPKRPDRVLVDESSSDFFTIVEVYTWDRPGVLYAITDELYKLGISIQLAKISTPGAQVADVFYVTDSEGQKLYDEKLYREIERRIIDRLRSLS, from the coding sequence ATGCACTGTAAAAGTCGTCCTTCTTCCCTTCAGGTCGTCGATCAGCTCAGCCGTATTCGGGCTTGTTTTCGGGAAGAGCTTCAGTGTGGGGTTTCCGGGAAAAGCGACGCCCTCAGGTATGCCCGGCAGGTTCGAAGTCTTCTACACGATTATTTTGAAACAATGGAGCATTCCGGTTCCTGGGCGGTTGTCGGCGTCGGAGGGCTGGGAAGAGGCGAAATGAGTTTTTTCTCGGACGTGGATATACTTTTTATCTATCGGAGGAAGCTTGGAAGGATCTTCCACGAATATCTCAGGGACCTCACATACGGAATGTGGGATGCCGGTTTTGAATTAGGTCATAACACGGCTTCCGTTAACTCACTTCTGAAACTGGCTCGAGAAGACTTCTCGGTTCTAACCAGCCACCTTACTTCCTGTTTCATAGCCGGAAGTAGGGAGCTCTATTTGCGATGGAAGAATGCACTTTTCGAAAATTTTCGCACCTTAAGGGCCAGACGGGCTTTTCTGAAAAGGCTTAAAGAACACATAAGTGGACGGTATGCCCGTTTCGGAGACAGTTCCTACGTGCTCGAACCTGACATAAAGGAGGGCCCTGGAGGACTCAGGGACATTCATGCAATATTGTGGACATCGGTTGTCTTCGGCAGAGAAAAGGACATTAAGAGGCTTCCGGAAGGGTTTCTGTCATCTGACGAACTGCAGTGGTTACTTGATGCCGAGAATTTCTTATGGAAAGTCCGGCTCTGCCTTCACCGGGTAGCCAGAAAACATCAGGATCGCCTTTCGCTGGCAGAGCAGAAAGAGGTTGCCGATCTGTGGAGAGATCCGAATTTTAAAGGGGTTGGAGACGGTTTTCATGCCGAACACGGCCGCGTCGAACAATTCATGCAGGAGCTTTACAGGCATACAGCCCGTGTAAGGCGGGTACTCCGTTTTTTTCTGGAACGGGTGGAGTGGTCGATTGAGCCCGAAAAAAGGAAAAAATCGGATAAAGCCAGGGTAATTGACGGGTGTTTCGTGGTCGAAAGAGATCATATCCGTTTCGTCGATCCCGGGTTCGTTCACGATGAGCCCTATCTTCTCATGAAGCTGTTCGCCCTTATGGCGTCGAGAGGGCTTCACTTTCACCATGAGGTGGGGAAGCTTGTAAGGGAAAACCTTCATCTGGTTGATGGAAGTGCGTTGAGCGATCCACGGTGGGTTGATGGTTTTTTTGATGTTCTCACCTGCGAAAGACATGGTTTCGAAGCGCTGAAGATCATGATGGAAACGGGATTATTAAGCAGGTTTATACCGGAGTTTTCCGGCGTCCGTTATCGTGTTCAATATGACGCATATCACGTTTACACCGTGGATGAGCATCTATTGAGGACCGTCAGGGAGCTTTACCATCTTGCTACCGAGTACGACCTGCCGTCAGGGGATAGAAAAGTTCTTTATCTTGCCGGCCTGCTTCACGACATAGGCAAAGGTAAGGGAAAAGGACATGCACTTCGAGGTGCTGAAATGGTGAGGCAGATTGGGGAGCGGATGAACCTGGAGGAGTCGGAGCTTGAGGATCTGGTTTTTCTCGTCAAGCATCATCTGCTTATGGCGGAGACGGCCCTCAAACGGGATCTGGAGGACGAAAAACCGGTGGCAAATTGTGCGGCCACCATCGGGAGCCTAAGGCGCCTTGACCTTCTCTATTTGCTTACGATAGCAGACTCAAGGGCTACAGGCCCTCATGCATGGAATGCCTGGAAAGCGGCCCTCCTGAGCGATCTCTACGGCAAGGTAAAACGCCTGCTAACGCAGAAAGACTGGACGGAGGACATTGCGGAAAGAATCAAGGTGAAAAAAGATACGGTGCTTGCCCTTTGTGAGGAACATCAGAGGCAGGAGATCTCTCGCTGGCTTAATGAACTGTCGTACCGGTATCTGGCTTCTCAGCCTCCCGAAAGAATATTGCGGCACTATTTTATGGAACGGGAATTTTTGAAAACCCGTGGAGTGGTCTTTGATGCCCGTACATCCAATCATCCCATGCCTGCAGAGGAATTTTCCGATGACGATGGAAGATCCACGCTTGTTGACTCCACCTTATGGGAGATCAACGTGGTAACCGGTGATCGCAGAGGACTCTTTTCGATAATTGCCGGGGTTCTATGGGCCCACGGTGTCAACGTTCTCTCTGCCGATATCTATACCAGAAGCAACGGTATTGCCGTTGACATAATCACCGTGAACAGGGTCGCCGACCCCGTTAATCCGGAGCGTATTTTTTCTACTATAAGAGACGATCTCCAGAAGGCTATATTGGATGAAGCCTATCTTCAGCACCTTATTGAGTCTCGAAAGCCCTCTCGTTTCATTAAGACGGAGTTTGTCCCAAAACGGCCTGATCGGGTTTTGGTTGACGAAAGTTCCTCTGACTTCTTTACCATTGTCGAGGTTTACACATGGGATCGACCCGGCGTTTTGTATGCCATAACCGACGAACTGTACAAACTTGGAATATCCATCCAGCTTGCCAAGATAAGTACTCCCGGAGCTCAGGTTGCAGATGTCTTTTACGTCACCGATTCGGAAGGCCAGAAGCTTTACGACGAGAAGCTCTACCGTGAAATAGAGCGAAGGATTATCGATCGGCTGCGGTCTTTAAGTTAG